The Microtus pennsylvanicus isolate mMicPen1 chromosome 5, mMicPen1.hap1, whole genome shotgun sequence DNA segment aacaaagaactccaGACAGCTAATGACAGTTGAGGGAGAAGAATCAATCTCTCCTTGGTATGAGCGCCCTAATTGTTTATCCAATacaaaatggtcagccctgaaatcacatatacataaacaacaCTAATGGGACTTGGCAGgtggtatttatatatttatttttatgcatatatgtgtttatgcatctataagaataaccaaaaaaaaaagaggccatcagCTTGAGAGGGTCTTGTAGGAGacatggaaggagttggagggagaaaaggggaagagatgtaactgtattttaattaaaaatgaaaaaaaaataagccaggtagtggtggcacacgcctttaatcccagcacttgggatgcagaggcagaaggatctctgtaagtttgagagcagcctggtctatagagtgagttccaggacagctaaggctacaccgagaaaccctgtctcaaaggtgtgtgtgtgggggggggagtaataagaaaaaaataaccggccaagaaaatggataaagttctcaaaagaagaaatataaattgtCAATGAGTATTTTCAAAAGtcttcaacatccttagtgaCCAGGGAATGtgaattaaaactactttgatatTCCATTCCCCCCCATCAGAATGACTAGTATCAATAAGATACATGACAACAAATGTTGGTAAGGGTGAAGGAAAAGAGAATCCTGTGTTAGGGTTGGTTGGAGTGTAAAGAGCTGTAGCTACTATGTAAGTCAGCATTTCCAGAAAGGCTGCGATACAGAACTTCTGTACATCCCAGCTTTGTCATTCAGATACACACCCAAAGAGTCTACATCCCACTACAGAGATGCTTGCTCAGCTATGTCATTCAGAAACACACCCAAAGGGGTCTACATCCCACTACAGAGATGCTTGCTCAGCCATGCTTACTATAGCTCTATTCACAACTAGAAAATGAAATcggcctagatgtccatcaatggatgaataatcaaaataaatattctgcattatataatacatatactgtattataatttatatatgctaataaatatctatacatatatatggaatttTACTCAGTcatacagaaaaatgaaacttttagGAAACCAATAGAACTGGGCAATACTGAGGTGGCCCAGGCTTAGAAAAGCTAACACCCTACGTTCGCTCTGATTTTCAGACTTTAGCTTTtggtgtatatctgtgtgtgtgtgtgtgtgtgtgtgtgtgtgtgtgtgtgtgtgtgtgtgtgtagacactggGAAACTAAAAGGGGGCCATGAGGAGCAGAGGAAGCTTTACTAAGGGTGAAGGGTCGGCAAGGTACTAGGAGAGAtctagaaaggaaggaggaatacTGGAGAAAGGTCTAGGTGAGTGTTTTGagctgggagatggagagagacagaactACAGCCTAAACTAAGTACGTGTGAAAATGCCACAAGGAAACCTACGACTCTGTAAACTACAAAATTACAGCAATTGAAAAAATGTGTcatattgaaataaaaacaaccaaacaagcaCCTTAGACTATAAAGCATAAGGCTTAAAACTCAGTAAATGCTAATTTAAGTAACCTTCTATGAAAAAATAAGACTGACTGTGAATTTTTAGTCTCTTGAGAGCCTACAAAATGACATGTCACAAAGAGCACACTTGTCTCAGAATTCTTACACAGCAAGTCTTAAATTTTCAGCATTCAAGTTGGAATCTATTCTTGATTTTGTAGCATTTTCTTCTTGTTAGAACTAGAGAGGAGATAGTTAACTGGAAGATTAAAGATGGTGGCGGTGTCTTTAAGGGAAACCATCACTTGCAAACTGTGGTCCAACTTTCTGAAGTTTGGATCATCACATGGTTTACCGCTTCTTTCCTCAACTGGCACATACACTGGGGTTCTGATAGAAAAACCAAGGCATTTAAATGTCATAACTTTTGAGTTCGAGTCTAATAGCCTTAACAGACACTCaactgttggggctggagagatggctcagtggctgagtgcTTACTACTTTtgaagaggacccgagggaagTCCCCAACACGCACAGGAGAACTCATAACCGCCTATACCTCCAATGCCTTATTCcagcctccatggcttctgcacaCACACGGCTGCACATAAAGTCTTGTCCTGCTGGTTCACACATTAGACATTAAGAACATCTTTAAAACTCAAGTGCTGGTTTGTGTATCTAACCACATGGGAGAAATGTGGGTGTTTCCTCCATACAGCAGATGAGTTCATACTTAATAATGGGGCGCATCTGTTAGGCCATGACTCAGTGTACCCAAATTATAAGGACGGCTGTTTCTACTCTCTAAAGAGCCTTCGGGATCAACAAGCATACAATTTTGAGGTGTTGTGTCAGCTCTAGCCTGATCGAAATCATACTAGAGGCCCGGAATTTCAATTTCTGTTGAAATAAGCCCCTGTTCAAATTCAGTTTTCTGATGTGTCCTGTTTATTTTCAAATCCTAATAAAAagcaggcggggggggggtagTACTTCGGGAGGTATCCCGCAAAGGCCAGAGACGTCCTTTGTTGGGTGACCTTGAGACCGAAGCTTCAGAGGCCACATTTTGAAAACACGTAGTAAAGGACGAGACAAAAGCCATCTACTAAGGATTCTCTTTTGGCAGAACAGGCACTGAGACTGGATGTGGGCTCTTTTGGCACAACCATAGAACCTAAACAGCCCAGGAATCTTTGACGTCGGTTCCTGAGGCGCCAACCTGCCAGACAGACGCCCACACCGCGGGGTCAGGTGACGCCGGTTCCACCTGCGCCCGGTGTCACGCGCTCCTCGGGATTTTCCACCGCTCCATCTGCCCACATCCACCGCGGCTCCCCGCGATCGTCCGCCTTACAGGTCTGAGCCGACTCTGAAGCTGAGGTACCGGAGACCACGCTCGCTCTCAGAGGTCCCCAGCCGGAAGCGCGCTATACTCCCGCCCCCGCCGGCGGATCCGGAAGTGGGGGTCGGCCGCGGCGCGCCGCCCTCCGCGGGCCCCCGGGCATGATGCTCTCCGGCGCCCGCAGCCGCCTTCCGGCCTCGGTAGCACCTGCCGCGGTCCTGGCTGCGGCGCTGCTCTCGTCGTTCGCGCGCTGCTCTCTCTCGGGGCGCGGCGACCCGGTGGCGTCGGTGCTCAGCCCCTACTTCGGCACGAAGACTCGCTACGAAGATGTCAACCCCTGGCTGCTGGTCGACCCGGTGGCGCAGCAGCGGGACCCGAAGCTGCTGGTGGGGACCTGCACCCCGGTGCAGCTGGTCGCCCTCATCCGTCACGGCACCCGCTACCCTACGACCAAGCAGATCCGCAAGCTGAGGCAGCTGCAGGGGCTGCTGCAGACTCGGGGAACCGGAGACCGCGGGAGCGGAGTGGCAGCCGCGCTGGCCGAGTGGTCGCTGTGGTACGATGACTGGATGGACGGGCAGCTGGTGGAGAAGGGGCGGCAGGACATGCGACAGCTGGCACTGCGCCTGGCCGCCCTCTTCCCCGACCTCTTCAGCCGGGAGAACTACGGCCGCCTACAGCTGATCACCAGCTCCAAGCACCGCTGTGTGGACAGCAGCGCCGCCTTCCTCCAAGGGCTGTGGCAACACTACCACCCCGGACTGCCACCGCCAGACGTCTCAGGTGACAGCGCGCCCCGCCTCCCCTAGATCCGGACCCCCAGCTCAGCCTCTGCTCGCGGCCCCCTTTCCAGCCTTACGTTCCCCGCACTCCACCGCCGTTTGCGCTCTCAGAGCGCAGGATGTTGTGGACTTGGCTGCCTCTGTTGTCTTAATAGTAGGCTTGTTTAGTCACTCATCAGCTGTGACTTCCTAGCATTTTCTGCGTGAGGGGTGCTGTAGGGGACGCTAGAGATCCAGCAGGAAAACGGAGGAGTATCTCTCCCAGAGTTACATTCCCCATTTACAAACTGTGTTATCCCTCTGAGCGCCAATCTTTCCCTTCCTGGCAACTAGTTTAACAGCTGGCgcatttgccgggcggtggtggcgcacgcccgtagtcctagcactcgggaggcagaggcaggtggatttctgtgagttcgagaccagcctggtctgtaagagctagatccaggacaggctccaaacctacagagaaacaaaacaactgaCGCTAGAACTTTTTCCTCCTGCATTGCTTATGTCAGttggactttttttctttcttttttatcatcgTCTTTTCAGGTGTTAACACATTTACGTGCTGTTTTAGGAAGCCGCTCCTCAGATCTTCTCTGtgcccttcttttcccctctGTTTTATTCTTGTGTTTTCTGTAGCATTTCCCTCGTTGTGGCTGTGGTATATGGGCACATGCTCCACATGTAAGTTGGTAAACTTATTCCATCATGACACCGTTTCAGAATTTGGGAGCTCTTGGGGTGGAATCCTGTTTGGTGTGCTTCCTTCGCTTGTTCTTACATAGCTTATGACTAGTCAGGCCAGAATCCAGGTCGTGGCTTTTCTAGATT contains these protein-coding regions:
- the Minpp1 gene encoding multiple inositol polyphosphate phosphatase 1 isoform X2, producing the protein MMLSGARSRLPASVAPAAVLAAALLSSFARCSLSGRGDPVASVLSPYFGTKTRYEDVNPWLLVDPVAQQRDPKLLVGTCTPVQLVALIRHGTRYPTTKQIRKLRQLQGLLQTRGTGDRGSGVAAALAEWSLWYDDWMDGQLVEKGRQDMRQLALRLAALFPDLFSRENYGRLQLITSSKHRCVDSSAAFLQGLWQHYHPGLPPPDVSDMGCDPPIINDKLMRFFDHCEKFLTDVERNDSALYHVEAFKTGPEMQKILNKVSATLQVPVNSLNAGLSQFLLQSSSSLVTQRPSCHCSHSWATSRTRSPSQHIILRSRTIASSEVAASYLMPQT